One genomic segment of Mangifera indica cultivar Alphonso chromosome 6, CATAS_Mindica_2.1, whole genome shotgun sequence includes these proteins:
- the LOC123218877 gene encoding senescence-specific cysteine protease SAG39-like yields MFLRKILNITFLLSTINNTIRRFQALPNCRDITFRFYERVYKGSVEKAMPFNIFKQNLEYIESVNSEGPPYKLGLNAFADLTNEEFRASKNGYKRSLISSGTKSFRYENVTAVPSTMDWRKKGAVTPVKDQGQCGCCWAFSAVAAMEGINQLTTGKLTSLSEQELVDCDVNGEDQGCAGGLMDSAFEFIIKNKGLATEAKYPYRGVDGTCRKSKASLSAATITGYEDVTTNSEVDLLKAVAKQPVSVAIDAGGSDFQLYSSGVFTGQCGTQLDRGVTAVGYRTADDGPKYWLVKNSWGTSWGESGYIRMQRDADAPEGLCGIAMEASYPTA; encoded by the exons ATGTTTTTgcgtaaaattttaaatattacatttctTCTTTCTACTATAAACAACACAATTCGTCGCTTCCAAGCTCTGCCTAATTGTCGTGATATAACATTTAGATTCTATGAGCGTGTGTACAAGGGCAGTGTAGAGAAGGCAATGCCGTTTAACATTTTCAAGCAAAATTTGGAATATATTGAATCTGTGAACAGCGAAGGGCCACCTTACAAGTTAGGTCTTAACGCATTTGCAGACCTCACCAATGAGGAATTTCGAGCCTCTAAGAATGGTTATAAAAGAAGCTTAATCTCTTCTGGCACAAAATCATTTAGGTACGAAAATGTGACTGCTGTGCCGTCAACCATGGATTGGAGAAAGAAAGGAGCAGTCACACCAGTCAAGGACCAAGGCCAATGTG GATGCTGCTGGGCTTTTTCTGCGGTGGCAGCCATGGAAGGAATTAACCAGCTCACAACAGGGAAGTTGACATCTCTGTCAGAGCAAGAGCTGGTTGACTGTGATGTAAATGGTGAAGACCAAGGCTGTGCGGGAGGTCTCATGGATAGTGCCTTcgaattcattataaaaaacaaaggTCTCGCCACTGAAGCCAAGTACCCCTACCGGGGAGTTGATGGAACTTGCAGAAAAAGCAAAGCATCTCTTTCTGCAGCAACGATCACTGGTTATGAAGATGTCACCACCAACAGTGAGGTAGATCTCCTGAAGGCGGTGGCAAAGCAGCCAGTGTCTGTTGCCATTGATGCTGGTGGCTCAGACTTCCAACTGTACTCAAGTGGAGTCTTCACAGGCCAGTGTGGAACCCAGCTAGACCGTGGTGTCACTGCAGTTGGCTATAGAACTGCCGATGATGGCCCCAAATATTGGCTTGTGAAGAATTCATGGGGCACCAGCTGGGGAGAAAGCGGCTACATCAGGATGCAAAGAGATGCGGATGCTCCGGAAGGTCTCTGTGGCATTGCCATGGAAGCATCTTACCCAACTGCTTAA
- the LOC123218876 gene encoding zingipain-2-like has protein sequence MAAALIFKRVFFVAMLMTLACQVMSSGFQEAEIALKHEEWMVRHGRTYRDQTEKEMRLEVFKQNLELIEKFNKEGNRSYKLGINRFSDLTQQEFVALHTGYKKMPEDIQLSSTSLVTFRYEKVSLEEIPRSLDWRRRGAVTPVKNQGSCGSCWAFSAAAALEGLVKLRYGYLVSLSEEQLKDCIPYGDGLCSGNLPSKAFEYIAKNGGISSFNNYPYYPRQGYCTWAPSVPGTQIRGYEIVPPNEMSMLKAVAMQPLSITLSAGSPAFRFYSSGILDEDCYIEEIDHAVTLVGYGTSEDGIDYWLVKNSWGEAWGERGYVRIKRNSADPRGTCGVTAESPTFPFA, from the exons ATGGCGGCGGCTTTGATATTTAAGAGAGTTTTTTTCGTTGCCATGTTGATGACATTGGCATGTCAAGTCATGTCTTCAGGATTCCAAGAAGCCGAGATTGCTTTGAAACATGAGGAATGGATGGTTCGGCATGGACGGACTTACAGGGACCAGACAGAGAAGGAAATGCGTTTAGAGGTATTTAAGCAAAATCTCGAGCTGATTGAAAAATTCAACAAGGAGGGCAATCGGTCATACAAATTAGGCATCAATCGGTTTTCAGACTTGACTCAGCAAGAATTCGTTGCTTTGCATACTGGCTACAAGAAAATGCCAGAAGATATACAATTATCTTCAACATCTCTTGTAACTTTCAGGTACGAAAAAGTAAGCCTGGAAGAAATTCCAAGATCCCTAGATTGGAGGCGGAGAGGAGCTGTAACTCCTGTGAAAAACCAAGGCAGTTGCG GATCTTGCTGGGCATTTTCCGCGGCGGCAGCTTTGGAGGGATTAGTGAAGCTGAGATATGGTTATTTGGTCTCCCTTTCGGAAGAACAATTAAAGGACTGCATCCCATATGGTGACGGACTTTGTTCTGGTAACTTGCCATCGAAAGCTTTTGAGTATATTGCAAAAAATGGAGGTATCAGCTCCTTTAATAACTACCCATATTATCCAAGGCAAGGGTATTGTACATGGGCACCATCAGTCCCAGGTACTCAAATACGTGGATACGAAATAGTACCACCCAATGAAATGTCAATGCTAAAAGCTGTAGCGATGCAGCCATTGTCAATTACCCTTTCTGCAGGAAGTCCAGCCTTCCGTTTTTATTCAAGTGGTATACTCGATGAAGATTGCTATATTGAAGAAATCGACCATGCTGTTACTCTGGTTGGGTATGGAACTAGTGAAGATGGGATAGATTACTGGTTAGTTAAGAATTCGTGGGGTGAGGCTTGGGGTGAAAGAGGTTACGTTAGGATAAAGAGAAATTCTGCTGATCCCCGGGGAACTTGTGGTGTTACTGCCGAGTCTCCTACATTTCCATTTGCATAA
- the LOC123218800 gene encoding senescence-specific cysteine protease SAG39-like, whose product MASLFTQKKLLLAVSLVLGIWISQSWSRSLPEASLIEKHELWMAQYGLVYKDSAEKAMRFKIFKENLEYVESVNSEGRPYKLGLNAFADLTNEEFRASKNGYKRSLISSGTKSFRYENVTAVPSTMDWRKKGAVTPVKDQGQCGCCWAFSAVAATEGINQLTTGKLISLSEQELVDCDVNGEDQGCAGGLMDSAFEFIIKNKGLATEAKYPYRGVDGTCSKSKASPSAATITGYEDVTANSEADLLKAVAKQPVSVAIDAGGSDFQLYSSGVFTGQCGTQLDHGVTAVGYGTADDGTKYWLVKNSWGTSWGESGYIRMQRDVDAPEGLCGIAMEASYPTA is encoded by the exons ATGGCTTCACTATTTACTCAGAAGAAACTACTCCTTGCGGTTTCGTTAGTTTTGGGGATATGGATCTCCCAATCTTGGTCAAGATCACTACCGGAAGCCTCCTTGATTGAAAAACATGAACTTTGGATGGCTCAATATGGGCTTGTGTACAAGGACAGTGCAGAGAAGGCAATGCGGTTTAAgattttcaaggaaaatttgGAATATGTTGAATCTGTGAACAGCGAAGGGCGACCTTACAAGTTAGGCCTTAACGCATTTGCAGACCTCACCAATGAGGAATTTCGAGCCTCTAAGAATGGTTATAAAAGAAGCTTAATCTCTTCTGGCACAAAATCATTTAGGTACGAAAATGTGACTGCTGTGCCGTCAACCATGGATTGGAGAAAGAAAGGAGCAGTCACACCAGTCAAGGACCAAGGCCAATGTG GATGCTGCTGGGCTTTTTCTGCGGTGGCAGCCACGGAAGGAATTAACCAGCTCACAACAGGAAAGTTGATATCTCTGTCAGAGCAAGAGCTGGTTGACTGTGATGTGAATGGTGAAGACCAAGGCTGTGCGGGAGGTCTCATGGATAGTGCCTTcgaattcattataaaaaacaaaggTCTCGCCACTGAAGCCAAGTACCCCTACCGGGGAGTTGATGGAACTTGCAGCAAAAGCAAAGCATCTCCTTCTGCAGCAACGATCACTGGTTATGAAGATGTCACCGCGAACAGTGAGGCAGATCTCCTGAAGGCGGTGGCAAAGCAGCCAGTGTCTGTTGCCATTGATGCTGGTGGCTCAGACTTCCAACTGTACTCAAGTGGAGTCTTCACAGGCCAGTGTGGAACCCAGCTAGACCATGGTGTCACTGCAGTTGGTTATGGAACTGCCGATGATGGCACCAAATATTGGCTTGTGAAGAATTCATGGGGCACCAGCTGGGGAGAAAGCGGTTACATCAGGATGCAAAGAGATGTGGATGCTCCGGAAGGTCTCTGTGGCATTGCCATGGAAGCATCTTACCCAACTGCTTAA
- the LOC123218878 gene encoding zingipain-2-like codes for MAALIFKRVFFVAMLMTLACQVMSSGFQEAEIALKHEEWMVRHGRTYRDQTEKEMRFEVFKQNLGLIEKFNKEGNRSYKLGINRFSDLTQQEFVALHTGYENVSLEEIPRSLDWRRRGAVTPVKNQGNCGSCWAFSAAAALEGLVKLKYGYLVSLSEEQLKDCIPYGDGLCSGNWPSKAFEYITKNGGISSFNNYPYYPRQRYCTWAPSVPGTQIRGYEIVPPNEMSMLKAVAMQPLSITLSAGSPAFRFYSSGILDEDCYIEEIDHAVTLVGYGTSEDGIDYWLVKNSWGEAWGERGYVRIKRNSADPRGTCGVTAEFLHFHLHN; via the exons ATGGCGGCTTTGATATTTAAGAGAGTTTTTTTCGTTGCAATGTTGATGACATTGGCATGTCAAGTCATGTCTTCGGGATTCCAAGAAGCCGAGATTGCTTTGAAACATGAGGAATGGATGGTTCGGCATGGACGGACTTACAGGGACCAGACAGAGAAGGAGATGCGTTTTGAGGTATTTAAGCAAAATCTCGGGCTGATTGAAAAATTCAACAAGGAGGGCAATCGGTCATACAAATTAGGCATCAATCGGTTTTCAGACTTGACTCAGCAAGAATTCGTTGCTTTGCATACTGG GTACGAAAACGTAAGCCTGGAAGAAATTCCAAGATCGCTAGATTGGAGGCGGAGAGGAGCTGTAACTCCTGTGAAAAACCAAGGCAATTGCG GATCTTGCTGGGCATTTTCCGCGGCAGCAGCTTTGGAGGGATTAGTGAAACTGAAATATGGTTATTTGGTCTCCCTTTCGGAAGAACAATTAAAGGACTGCATCCCATATGGTGACGGACTTTGTTCTGGTAACTGGCCATCGAAAGCTTTTGAGTATATTACAAAAAATGGAGGTATCAGCTCCTTTAATAACTACCCATATTATCCAAGGCAAAGGTATTGTACATGGGCACCGTCAGTCCCAGGTACTCAAATACGTGGATACGAAATAGTACCACCCAATGAAATGTCAATGCTAAAAGCTGTAGCGATGCAGCCATTGTCAATTACCCTTTCTGCAGGAAGTCCAGCCTTCCGTTTTTACTCAAGTGGTATACTCGATGAAGATTGCTATATTGAAGAAATCGACCATGCTGTTACTCTGGTTGGGTATGGAACTAGTGAAGATGGGATCGATTACTGGTTAGTTAAGAATTCGTGGGGTGAGGCTTGGGGTGAAAGAGGCTACGTTAGGATAAAGAGAAATTCTGCTGATCCGCGGGGAACTTGTGGTGTTACTGCCGAGTTCCTACATTTCCATTTGCATAATTAA